The following DNA comes from Mycobacteroides immunogenum.
GATCGTGGCGACCGTCCCACCGAGGACGTCGTGATCAACTCCATCACCATCAGCTAGGTCTCGATGGCTCATCCCGGTCAGGTCCCGGTCTATGGGTGCGCATGGCACCCGGACCGGGCCACCGCGGTGCGTTGTGTGCGGTGCGGGCGCCCGGTGTGCCCGGACTGCATGCGGTCGGCACCCGTGGGGCAGCAGTGCGTCGAATGCGTCCAGCAGGGCGCCAAGTCGGTGCGTCAGGTCAAGCCGTTGCAGCAGGCGCGAGCCTGGATCACCTGGGCGCTGATCGCCGTCAACGTTTTGGTGTACGCGGCGACGGTGTCGGATGGTGTGGACGGCGAGGTCACCAGCAGCCCGCTGTTCCGGGAACTCGTGCTCTATGTGCCATGGGTTGCCCAGGGCGAATTATGGCGGACCGTCACCACAGGCTTCCTGCATCTGGGCCTGATGCACATCGCGGTCAACATGCTGTCGCTGGCGATGATCGGGCCCGGTCTTGAGCGTGCGTTCGGTGGCCAGCGGTACGCCGCGATCTACGGCACCGCGCTGCTGGGCAGTAGCGCCGCGGCGATGTGGCTCAGTCCACATGCCGTGGTGGCCGGTGCGTCCGGCGCTATCTACGGCCTCTTGGGCGCGGCGCTGGTGCTCTATCTGCGCGAGCGGTTGAACCCGCAGACCATCATCATTGTGCTGTTGCTCAACATCGGCCTGAGCGTCTCACTGCCGGGCATCTCGCTCGCCGGACATATGGGTGGGCTGGTGTTCGGCGCGCTGAGCGCCGGTGCGCTGTTGTACTACCGCGAGGTGTGCCGCGGGATCGGCATGCCCGAACTCGCCCGCAAGCCCTCGGCACCGTGGGTACTTGCGGCCGTGGCTGCCGCGTTGTCGGTGGCCCTGATCGTGGCGAAGGTGCTCACCTACACGAGCTGAGTCACGGAAGCCGGGCAGTCAGGAACTGCAAGTTGGTGTGCTGCACAAGCAATTCCGGGTCGTACGGCCGCCCGTAGTGCGCGGCGATCTGGGCGATGGTCGTTGTCGATGTGTTCCAG
Coding sequences within:
- a CDS encoding rhomboid family intramembrane serine protease; translated protein: MGQQCVECVQQGAKSVRQVKPLQQARAWITWALIAVNVLVYAATVSDGVDGEVTSSPLFRELVLYVPWVAQGELWRTVTTGFLHLGLMHIAVNMLSLAMIGPGLERAFGGQRYAAIYGTALLGSSAAAMWLSPHAVVAGASGAIYGLLGAALVLYLRERLNPQTIIIVLLLNIGLSVSLPGISLAGHMGGLVFGALSAGALLYYREVCRGIGMPELARKPSAPWVLAAVAAALSVALIVAKVLTYTS